Below is a window of candidate division WOR-3 bacterium DNA.
TTGTTCGATACCTTCCCGGTCGACGAGCGGCTCGTTCAACTCACGACGCAATCTTCTCTTGCCAAATGATGTCATGCAATTGTCCAGCACTCCCAAGAGCGTCCTCGAGTGTTCGCCGTGAATATTTTCCAGGATCTCCAAATTGCGCCTGGTCGTTGAATCAAGATAAAGCGATTGATGCGTCTCGAACAAAGATATGCGATCGATGTGAGTCAAAGGAACTTTCTGGCTCTCTGTCATGTAGTAAAGGAGAGCACCGGCCGCGGCAATGCCGAGTTGCTTTTCCTCAATGCCAAAACCATCCAGGGCAACAACGTGAAAATGATCGAGAAGTGTCTTACGAGCTATTTCGTAGACAAAGTGAAATCCATCCAGTTCCGTAAGGGTCTGCTCGATCCCGAGTTCCACACCTTCGGGGATGACCACTTCCTTTACTTCCCGCCTCAGCAATATCTCGGGCAACTGCTCGGACACCACTTCACCACATGAAAATTCGCCGCTCGTCAGATCGCAAAATGCTACACCGGTACGATTGTCATCCGGAAGACATGCCGCCAGCGTAACCGTTTTTGTAGCATCGAGCAATGAAGGTCTTAATATGGTACCGGGCGTAATGACTTCAATGACATCACGCGCGACAAGTTTCTTCCCTTTCGTCGCGGGTTCGAGTTGTTCGCAAATCGCCACCTTGAGGCCGTGCCTGACCAGCTTTGCGATGTAGCCGTCAGCCGCTTTTATCGGCACACCGGCAAGCGGCACCCGAACACCCTTGCTTATCGTCTTCGAGGTAAGGGTAATACCAAGGTAGGAACTTGCCAGTTTTGCGTCTTCATAATAGAATTCGTAGAAATCGCCAACGCGAAAGAGCAACAAAACATCTTTGTACTTGTTTTTGATCTTTTGGTATTGCTCGAGAAGTGGGGTAAGATGCATCAAGTCAGGTTTGCTGCGGTCCCGAACGGCTGGTTACACTCGACGCCGTAAGCCATTGCTCTGTCCAGCTATTTCACGGACCCCGTACTACATTACCCTTCAATCCCAGCGAATCAAGTTTCGAAAGGTGTTCCTTCGCCTTCTCCAGGCTCGCAAACTGACCAGACCATACACGATAGTATATATGACCTTTGACCAGCGCCTCGACGATTTTAACATCGATGCCTTTCTCGCGTAGCGAGGCGGCATAACTCTCTGCATTCTCCTTATTGCGGTAAGAACCCAGCTGCACCGTGTAGTATTCCTGAATTGATTCTTTCTTTTGCGTTATATTAGCCGCCCGCTCGCTCCACACCGATTTTGGAAAATTGCTCTGCAGCGACGCGAGCAACGACTCACCTCGTTCGGTATTACCGACACTTATATATGACACGCCCTGCCAGAACATTATCTCGTCCCGGTATTCAGTTTCTGGATAACGTTTCAGGAGTTCATCCAGGTTCGCAATGGCAGTTGCAAAGTTCTTGCGCGCAATATTTATCTTGGCGATCTCCAGATAGGCAATGTCCGCATAACGAGACTGCGCGTATTCGTTGATGACGCTGTAATAGTACTGCGCCGCAGAATCAGGATTGACCGACAGACGGCCAAGATAGTAATAAACTTCACCGATGCGAGGATGG
It encodes the following:
- a CDS encoding SPOR domain-containing protein, whose product is MSRHRIILASIIIPFLLSGQDMDEAIRLFNSFQFSRAKEIFYELKKDENHPRIGEVYYYLGRLSVNPDSAAQYYYSVINEYAQSRYADIAYLEIAKINIARKNFATAIANLDELLKRYPETEYRDEIMFWQGVSYISVGNTERGESLLASLQSNFPKSVWSERAANITQKKESIQEYYTVQLGSYRNKENAESYAASLREKGIDVKIVEALVKGHIYYRVWSGQFASLEKAKEHLSKLDSLGLKGNVVRGP